In Paenibacillus ihbetae, the following are encoded in one genomic region:
- a CDS encoding UvrD-helicase domain-containing protein, protein MLINNANRGSIESLLLGGSRQFQPEQIAVINSTHSTNIMACPGSGKTTVLIAKIALLLDKIKKEGSRKGICVITHTNVAVEEIVSSLEKLGISNIMYPHFVGTIHEFFNTFFSMKAYGFYTKKDAFYLLDNEEYKKYFERFFEYNKPGYWTYPTPVNAVDKTDIHIDENNQLHIISKREGKDYSAPVLNTIQDMFCKGFIRHSDTVALANWYIRNHKAAIQKAFQNRFQYFFIDEAQDTSIEQYENLSMLIENNNETIVQWFGDSYQALYSLYGKDDAWKPDLEESLQINFSNRFGENIARILRTTCIEEYSRLEANNTISSAVPHFFIYNDENKEQLLSVYSRIVSDFKAASLETVQIKGKIAAVCHHHDSLEGYSKTYQRSKISKPLLSEMQACLHECHQSLVYALRKNDRREENGRSEYLKNISQFLRDKYPSNYIEIKALWARWIKAISEETDESMILVDLEVKYRELITTTLNKDNNDDIDVTKIHDLRPRLVKILQKNTRTEPTETATNTIPVGLAVELNTIHGVKGETHFATLLLESVRDGVSDMQKIISFLTGTYQPELVEESLVKDSLKLAYVALSRPRYFVGVAMHEENLSIQNIQDIERFGWRIVEVNDYLDIT, encoded by the coding sequence ATGCTAATTAATAATGCAAATCGAGGAAGTATAGAATCCTTGCTGCTTGGCGGCAGCCGGCAATTTCAACCAGAACAAATCGCGGTAATAAATTCGACTCATTCAACGAACATCATGGCTTGTCCGGGAAGTGGGAAGACTACTGTATTGATTGCTAAGATTGCTTTGCTCTTAGATAAAATTAAAAAAGAAGGCTCGAGAAAAGGGATCTGTGTAATTACTCACACAAACGTCGCCGTTGAAGAGATAGTCAGTAGTCTTGAAAAATTAGGGATAAGTAATATTATGTACCCTCACTTCGTAGGCACCATTCATGAGTTTTTTAATACTTTTTTTTCTATGAAAGCGTATGGTTTTTATACGAAGAAAGATGCTTTTTATTTACTAGATAATGAAGAGTATAAGAAATATTTCGAAAGATTCTTTGAGTATAACAAACCAGGGTATTGGACTTACCCAACTCCCGTTAATGCTGTTGATAAAACAGATATACACATTGATGAAAATAACCAGCTCCATATTATTTCCAAGAGAGAAGGTAAGGATTATAGCGCTCCTGTTCTAAATACGATTCAGGACATGTTTTGCAAAGGATTTATAAGGCATTCCGATACTGTGGCGCTTGCTAATTGGTATATCCGAAACCATAAAGCGGCTATTCAAAAAGCATTTCAAAATCGATTTCAATACTTCTTTATAGATGAAGCGCAGGACACCAGCATTGAGCAATACGAGAATCTCAGCATGTTGATCGAAAATAACAATGAAACTATTGTGCAGTGGTTTGGGGATTCTTATCAAGCACTCTATAGTCTCTATGGTAAAGATGATGCCTGGAAGCCAGATCTCGAAGAGAGTCTACAAATTAATTTTAGTAATCGCTTTGGAGAAAACATAGCCAGAATTCTTAGAACCACATGTATCGAGGAATATAGCCGTTTAGAAGCGAATAACACGATCAGTTCGGCCGTTCCGCACTTTTTTATATATAATGATGAGAACAAAGAGCAATTATTGAGTGTTTATTCTCGAATTGTATCTGATTTTAAGGCTGCTTCTCTCGAAACTGTCCAAATCAAGGGAAAGATAGCGGCTGTCTGTCATCATCATGATTCGCTCGAAGGGTATTCAAAAACATATCAACGCTCAAAAATTAGCAAGCCATTACTGTCAGAAATGCAGGCTTGCCTACATGAATGTCATCAATCATTAGTGTACGCATTAAGAAAGAACGATCGAAGAGAAGAGAACGGACGAAGTGAGTACCTGAAGAATATCTCTCAATTCTTAAGAGATAAATATCCATCAAACTATATTGAAATAAAAGCGCTTTGGGCTAGGTGGATAAAAGCTATAAGTGAAGAAACTGATGAATCAATGATCTTAGTTGACCTAGAGGTTAAATACAGAGAATTGATTACAACTACTTTGAATAAAGACAATAATGACGATATCGACGTTACAAAAATTCATGATTTGAGGCCCCGCTTAGTAAAGATTCTTCAAAAGAATACCCGAACTGAACCCACTGAAACGGCAACTAACACTATTCCTGTAGGATTGGCTGTCGAATTAAACACCATACATGGTGTTAAAGGTGAGACCCATTTCGCCACTCTTCTATTAGAATCAGTAAGAGATGGGGTCTCAGACATGCAGAAAATTATCAGCTTTCTCACAGGTACATACCAGCCTGAATTGGTTGAAGAATCGCTTGTAAAAGATTCATTAAAACTGGCTTATGTTGCTTTAAGCCGACCGCGTTATTTTGTAGGCGTGGCGATGCATGAAGAAAATCTTTCGATTCAAAATATTCAAGATATAGAAAGGTTCGGTTGGAGGATTGTAGAAGTTAATGATTACCTTGATATCACTTGA
- a CDS encoding ATP-dependent nuclease: MKELRIWNFRKYGISGVDNNLPGTTVHFHPTFNLLIGENDSGKTAIIDAIKLTLGTTSDDSLWITDEDFFVSKDGVSSTELKIECILAGLTDEEAGVFFEWLSFDINGNYELQVRLIAKKQAAEARVAERIDKYIKAGPEISSSRLEGLAREILRTTYLKPLRNAEIELQPGIRSRLAQILKSHPAFINKDRSTKHELELTFEEANKQVEAFFLKPYGEDQKKTIQLQLKQYLSEFFNTPVGDEPETKSKFKITSVKLNEILRKLSLLLEEVPSGLGSLNLLFIAAELLLHDDDLAIGPNLTLIEEIEAHLHPQAQLRLIKYLQDKVDDESGNVGSQFILSTHSPTLAASTQLKHIILLYDGVAYPMGPEYTAFDPEDYEFLERFLDATKSNLFFAKGVIFVEGDAENLLLPTIANLMGRPLHKFGVSIVNIGNTAFKRYVKIYSRSEAWLEKYPEANLMMPVSIVTDLDVRPLAYYLDKKSKSDESPALRDIYILNEDNIDQVADEMGIETEQINHLLNQAFGTQSSFKEEIQSYVKVGGSAFARIIELIREPLSAETIESLRTHKAKSLTDTYGSLQGNIGLNYAKNWTLEYEIALSGLGMMLAEAIHTIQHKNLSSTEREEKFKAYKQLLEELPPEARAYQIYRPLLKKNVSKATAAQYLAVILQKNSEVTRISLLNDGTLSYLRDAIYHVTGGAPSDAN; encoded by the coding sequence TTGAAAGAACTGAGAATCTGGAACTTTAGGAAATATGGGATTAGTGGTGTTGATAATAATTTGCCTGGTACAACTGTACATTTCCATCCGACTTTTAACCTGCTGATTGGAGAAAATGACTCCGGTAAAACGGCAATAATTGATGCAATCAAGCTTACTTTGGGTACAACGAGTGATGATAGTCTATGGATTACGGATGAAGATTTTTTTGTCTCTAAAGACGGAGTAAGTTCGACCGAATTGAAAATCGAATGCATCCTAGCAGGGCTAACCGATGAAGAAGCGGGGGTTTTTTTTGAATGGCTGTCTTTCGATATTAACGGTAACTATGAGCTGCAGGTAAGATTAATCGCCAAAAAGCAAGCAGCAGAAGCTCGAGTAGCTGAACGGATCGATAAATACATAAAAGCAGGTCCGGAGATCTCCTCTTCCCGGCTTGAGGGATTGGCTAGAGAAATTCTTCGTACAACTTACCTGAAACCTTTGCGAAATGCTGAAATTGAACTCCAGCCAGGAATTCGCTCACGATTGGCGCAAATTCTTAAAAGCCACCCTGCTTTTATTAATAAAGATCGTTCAACAAAGCATGAGTTGGAGCTGACTTTCGAAGAAGCCAATAAACAGGTGGAAGCGTTTTTTCTCAAGCCTTACGGTGAAGACCAAAAAAAGACGATCCAGCTACAACTCAAACAATACTTGTCGGAATTTTTCAACACGCCTGTCGGGGACGAACCTGAGACTAAATCTAAGTTCAAAATCACGTCAGTGAAATTGAATGAAATTCTAAGGAAACTAAGCTTGCTTCTTGAAGAAGTACCCTCCGGATTAGGCAGCTTAAACTTACTTTTTATCGCTGCCGAGTTACTGCTCCACGATGACGATTTGGCCATCGGCCCCAACTTGACTTTAATCGAGGAAATAGAAGCCCATCTTCATCCCCAAGCTCAACTACGTCTTATTAAGTATTTGCAAGACAAAGTAGATGATGAATCCGGAAACGTGGGAAGTCAGTTCATTTTGAGTACTCATAGTCCTACCCTTGCAGCGTCAACCCAATTAAAGCATATCATTCTGCTGTACGATGGAGTTGCCTACCCCATGGGGCCGGAATATACTGCGTTTGATCCAGAAGATTACGAATTTCTTGAACGTTTCTTGGATGCAACAAAATCGAATCTCTTTTTTGCGAAGGGTGTTATCTTTGTAGAAGGAGATGCTGAAAATCTCCTCCTACCGACAATTGCCAATCTAATGGGTCGGCCATTACATAAATTCGGAGTATCCATCGTCAATATTGGTAATACGGCATTTAAAAGATATGTGAAAATTTATTCCAGATCAGAAGCTTGGTTGGAAAAATATCCTGAGGCGAATCTGATGATGCCAGTTTCTATAGTGACGGATCTTGATGTGCGGCCATTAGCATATTATTTAGATAAGAAGAGCAAAAGTGATGAATCTCCTGCCCTGCGAGATATCTATATTTTAAACGAGGATAACATTGATCAAGTCGCTGATGAAATGGGGATAGAAACAGAACAGATCAATCATTTGTTGAACCAAGCATTCGGCACGCAGTCTAGCTTTAAAGAAGAAATTCAGAGCTATGTTAAAGTCGGTGGATCCGCATTTGCAAGAATTATTGAACTGATTAGGGAGCCGCTTTCTGCAGAAACAATTGAATCTTTAAGAACGCATAAAGCTAAAAGCCTCACTGACACCTATGGTTCTTTGCAAGGGAATATAGGTCTTAACTATGCGAAAAACTGGACTTTAGAGTATGAAATTGCATTAAGTGGCTTAGGAATGATGTTGGCGGAAGCTATTCATACCATTCAACATAAAAATTTAAGTTCCACTGAACGAGAAGAAAAATTTAAAGCATATAAACAATTACTCGAAGAGCTCCCTCCGGAAGCAAGAGCATATCAGATTTACAGACCATTGCTCAAGAAGAACGTATCAAAAGCAACTGCAGCTCAATACTTAGCGGTAATTTTGCAAAAGAATTCAGAAGTAACAAGAATAAGTTTATTGAATGATGGAACATTGAGCTATTTAAGAGATGCCATATACCATGTAACTGGAGGAGCGCCGAGCGATGCTAATTAA